Proteins from a single region of Chryseobacterium scophthalmum:
- a CDS encoding AraC family transcriptional regulator — MKRKQFEPLELDCFEAEVYPFPNHSHTYYELVFIVKGAGNHHINKLVIPYKSGDLYLISPDDEHFFDIKKSTKFCFIKFNDSYFNFHKNLSPDDIFMASPFDIMRNPVFKEEKLNFDEPCKSILKKTVENIFEYHRYHKVSDSPIVFFQIMSLFGLIREVSMKNMKFNIDRKTPEKEDLITYIHKNIYNPEFIRMHIIAKHFSISPGYFSNYFKRNFEVSYRDYVKNYKLRLIERRILSGKMTMKQIAFEFGFTDESHLTNYFKKQMKINPSQYKLKFAE; from the coding sequence ATGAAGAGAAAACAGTTTGAGCCTTTAGAGCTTGATTGCTTTGAAGCTGAGGTTTATCCGTTCCCCAATCACAGTCATACCTATTACGAGCTTGTTTTTATTGTAAAAGGAGCAGGAAATCATCACATCAACAAACTGGTAATTCCTTATAAATCCGGAGATCTTTATTTGATTTCTCCCGATGATGAGCATTTTTTTGACATCAAAAAATCAACCAAATTCTGTTTTATAAAATTTAACGACAGTTATTTTAATTTTCACAAAAACCTTTCTCCGGACGACATTTTCATGGCTTCACCTTTTGATATTATGCGAAATCCTGTATTTAAAGAAGAAAAATTAAATTTTGATGAGCCGTGCAAAAGCATTTTAAAGAAAACTGTTGAAAATATTTTTGAGTATCACCGGTATCATAAAGTTTCAGATTCGCCGATTGTCTTTTTCCAGATCATGTCGCTTTTTGGTTTAATCCGTGAAGTTTCAATGAAAAACATGAAGTTTAATATCGACCGGAAAACACCTGAAAAGGAAGACCTCATCACCTACATTCATAAAAACATTTATAATCCTGAATTTATAAGAATGCATATTATAGCCAAGCATTTCAGCATTTCACCAGGTTATTTCAGTAATTATTTTAAAAGAAATTTTGAAGTAAGCTATCGTGATTATGTGAAAAATTATAAATTAAGATTAATAGAAAGAAGAATTCTGTCGGGTAAAATGACCATGAAGCAGATCGCTTTCGAGTTTGGGTTTACAGATGAAAGCCATCTCACCAATTACTTTAAAAAGCAGATGAAAATAAATCCTTCTCAGTATAAATTGAAGTTTGCAGAATAA
- a CDS encoding chloramphenicol acetyltransferase has translation MKVIDVESWNRKEHFEFFSKMKSPYFGFTTEVDCTKAYDKAKKEGHSFYAVYLYKSMVAINTVDELKLRIVDGQVILYDEVHVGGTIGRADGTFGFSFFHYSQDFETFNERLQEEIKSVQNSTGLGISNDVLPINHIRHTTIPWNSFTTILHPTNFDPKESIPKIAFGKFTIREGKKYLPVSIEAHHGLADGLHLAKYIEEFQRQLSL, from the coding sequence ATGAAGGTTATAGATGTAGAAAGTTGGAACAGAAAAGAGCATTTTGAGTTTTTTTCTAAAATGAAAAGTCCATATTTCGGATTTACAACGGAGGTAGACTGCACGAAAGCTTATGATAAAGCCAAAAAAGAAGGTCATTCTTTTTATGCTGTTTATCTTTATAAATCAATGGTGGCAATCAATACTGTGGATGAATTAAAACTCAGAATTGTTGACGGACAAGTGATCTTGTATGATGAGGTACATGTAGGAGGCACAATTGGAAGAGCAGACGGAACGTTTGGGTTTTCATTTTTTCACTATTCTCAAGACTTTGAAACTTTTAACGAAAGACTTCAAGAAGAAATTAAATCTGTACAAAATTCTACAGGTTTAGGAATAAGCAACGATGTTTTACCTATTAATCACATTAGGCATACTACAATTCCGTGGAACTCATTTACTACCATTTTGCATCCGACAAATTTTGATCCTAAAGAATCTATACCAAAGATTGCATTTGGAAAATTCACCATTCGTGAAGGTAAAAAGTATCTTCCGGTTTCTATTGAGGCACATCATGGATTGGCAGATGGGCTTCATTTGGCAAAATATATTGAAGAATTTCAGAGACAGTTAAGCTTATAG
- a CDS encoding NUDIX hydrolase: protein MDSQQQFLKKSEEAKDLFLPHLSADPVVFGFDQSELKVLLLQMTYRKQWLLPGGYVKKEEDIDDAAKRVLKERAGISDVYLEEFAVFGKNKRSEFYFEDFDDSLWQKQRFVSIGYYALYNPDNAILVVDELSEKCEWISLSQLNEIELAMDHREIIEKALLTLRERITYKPIGYNLLPEKFTLSELQKLYETILGKELNRGNFYRKIKNLEILKKLNEQRRGGAHKSPDLYSFDEENYKKALENGLSNW, encoded by the coding sequence ATGGATTCACAACAACAATTTTTAAAGAAATCTGAGGAGGCAAAAGATCTTTTTCTTCCGCACCTTTCTGCAGACCCTGTAGTTTTTGGTTTTGATCAAAGTGAATTAAAGGTTCTTCTTCTTCAGATGACGTATCGTAAGCAATGGCTTTTACCGGGTGGTTATGTAAAAAAAGAAGAAGATATAGATGATGCAGCTAAACGAGTTTTAAAAGAAAGAGCAGGAATTTCTGATGTTTATTTGGAAGAGTTTGCTGTTTTTGGTAAAAATAAAAGAAGCGAATTTTATTTTGAAGACTTCGACGATTCTCTATGGCAGAAACAGCGTTTTGTTTCTATAGGATATTATGCTTTATACAATCCTGATAATGCAATTCTTGTCGTAGATGAGCTCAGCGAAAAATGTGAATGGATTTCTCTGAGCCAGCTAAACGAAATAGAATTGGCAATGGATCATCGCGAAATTATAGAAAAAGCTTTATTGACTTTGCGTGAAAGAATTACGTATAAGCCAATCGGTTATAATTTATTGCCTGAAAAATTTACCCTTTCAGAATTACAGAAATTATACGAAACTATTCTGGGGAAAGAGCTTAACCGCGGAAATTTTTACAGAAAAATAAAAAATTTAGAAATTCTCAAAAAATTAAATGAGCAACGTCGTGGCGGTGCCCACAAATCTCCCGACCTCTACTCTTTTGACGAAGAAAATTATAAAAAAGCATTAGAGAACGGACTGAGCAATTGGTAA
- a CDS encoding sugar MFS transporter, translated as MINNEVKSKRNYTIPLITITLLFFMWGFITCMNDILIPYLKQLFKLTFFESMLVQFCFFGAYFIGSLIYFLISMSSGDPINKVGYKKGILFGIFLAAFGCILFYPAATFSSYGLFLGALFVLGLGFTVLQITANAYVSLLGSEDSASSRLNMTQAFNAFGTTIAPVLGGHLIFEFFSAADGSFSAVATRIPYLIFAGILLLVALLISRVKLPSFQTAEEEIEKGLGALQYPHLLFGVFAMFCYVGGEVAVGSFIISFLEQPQIMNLNEVVSKNYLSLYWGGAMIGRFLGAISLNHSISQGKKALYMLGAAAAVFLVIFSIVDLTFSQISFFLVFIALNFVAFFVGKSAPARTLSIFAGVNVLLLISAMLNHGELAMYSILGIGIFNSIMFSNIYTLAISGLGKYTSQGSSLVVMAILGGAIVPIFQGYLADVFGVQQSFIIPVFCYIAILIFGAYCTKYLGHVKQDADAKSGH; from the coding sequence ATGATAAATAATGAAGTAAAATCTAAAAGGAACTATACGATTCCTTTGATTACTATTACGCTTTTATTTTTTATGTGGGGATTCATCACATGCATGAATGATATCCTCATTCCATACCTGAAACAACTATTCAAACTGACGTTTTTCGAATCGATGTTGGTGCAGTTTTGTTTCTTCGGAGCTTATTTTATAGGCTCGTTAATTTATTTTCTGATTTCCATGTCGAGCGGAGATCCCATTAACAAAGTAGGTTACAAAAAAGGAATTCTTTTCGGGATTTTCCTTGCAGCTTTCGGATGTATTTTATTTTATCCGGCGGCAACATTCTCTTCTTACGGATTATTTTTAGGCGCTTTATTCGTTCTAGGATTAGGATTTACCGTTCTTCAGATTACCGCAAACGCTTACGTATCGCTTTTAGGTTCAGAAGATTCTGCATCAAGCCGACTGAATATGACGCAGGCTTTCAATGCTTTCGGAACAACGATTGCCCCGGTTTTAGGCGGACATTTAATTTTTGAATTCTTCTCTGCAGCTGACGGATCTTTCTCAGCAGTGGCAACAAGAATTCCTTATTTAATCTTTGCAGGGATTTTATTATTAGTGGCTTTATTGATTTCAAGAGTAAAATTACCATCTTTCCAAACTGCGGAAGAAGAAATTGAAAAAGGTTTAGGTGCACTTCAATATCCGCATCTTTTATTCGGCGTTTTTGCGATGTTCTGTTATGTAGGTGGGGAAGTAGCAGTAGGAAGTTTTATCATCAGCTTTTTAGAACAACCTCAGATTATGAACCTTAATGAAGTGGTAAGTAAAAACTATCTTTCTCTGTATTGGGGCGGTGCGATGATTGGACGTTTCTTAGGTGCGATTTCATTAAATCATTCGATCAGTCAAGGAAAGAAAGCATTATATATGTTGGGAGCTGCAGCTGCAGTGTTTCTTGTAATTTTCAGTATTGTTGATCTTACATTCTCACAAATCAGTTTCTTCTTAGTATTTATTGCTTTAAACTTTGTGGCGTTCTTTGTAGGAAAATCTGCTCCGGCAAGAACGTTATCCATCTTTGCAGGAGTCAACGTTTTATTATTGATATCTGCAATGTTAAATCATGGCGAATTGGCAATGTACAGCATTTTAGGAATCGGAATTTTCAACTCGATTATGTTCTCTAATATTTATACACTTGCAATTTCAGGATTAGGAAAATACACAAGTCAAGGTTCTTCATTAGTCGTAATGGCTATTTTAGGAGGTGCGATTGTTCCTATTTTCCAAGGCTATTTGGCAGATGTTTTCGGAGTACAGCAATCATTTATTATTCCTGTGTTCTGTTATATTGCCATCTTAATTTTTGGTGCTTATTGTACTAAATATTTAGGACACGTAAAACAAGATGCTGATGCGAAATCTGGACATTAA
- a CDS encoding DUF6261 family protein: MKISFTRLSTKDLATLTQRIINTSDSGTYGVIANHPLLTELKTNYADYDAVYTKETFSGKGADVAGADRSRDIAFRSLKNFLNGYRKMGTMPNYHLAEDLFEIFKAYSLNLDKMSYSSQTAQMKKLIEELETSENIQKLNALSLLPSFNEMKSKHEDFELLFAEQAGANAHLRQMKNASAIRRDLEKILKSFLNLITAMKDIQDWKLLYADLNELVKAAKNSTLNKPENNIPQS, encoded by the coding sequence ATGAAAATTTCATTCACAAGGCTGAGTACAAAAGACTTGGCTACACTTACCCAACGTATTATTAATACTTCAGATTCCGGTACGTATGGAGTCATTGCTAATCATCCGCTTCTTACAGAGCTCAAAACAAATTATGCAGATTACGATGCTGTTTACACCAAAGAAACATTCAGTGGTAAAGGTGCAGATGTTGCAGGTGCAGACAGAAGCAGAGATATTGCTTTCAGAAGCTTAAAAAACTTCCTGAACGGATACCGGAAAATGGGAACCATGCCCAATTATCATCTTGCCGAAGATTTATTTGAGATTTTTAAAGCGTACAGTCTCAATCTTGACAAAATGAGCTATTCGTCCCAAACCGCACAGATGAAAAAACTCATTGAAGAACTTGAAACCTCAGAAAATATTCAAAAGCTAAACGCTCTTTCGTTACTTCCGTCTTTCAATGAAATGAAGTCTAAACATGAAGACTTCGAATTGTTATTTGCAGAACAGGCAGGAGCGAATGCCCATCTCAGACAAATGAAAAATGCATCAGCAATTCGCAGAGATCTCGAGAAAATTTTAAAATCTTTCCTCAATCTCATCACCGCTATGAAAGATATTCAAGATTGGAAATTGCTGTATGCAGATCTTAATGAACTGGTAAAAGCAGCAAAAAATTCTACATTAAATAAACCCGAAAATAATATCCCACAATCTTAA
- a CDS encoding SDR family NAD(P)-dependent oxidoreductase, with product MKSQNSLEKRSLRGKTVVVTGGTSGVGRAAVEAFAFEGCNIVIAARGQEALDETLKICKDLGVNAIAVSTDVSKAEEVDHLLKTAVQEFGRIDIWVNNAGVMASGKFEEIPMELHEQVVKTNLFGYMHGAYSVLPLFKEQNEGILINNVSIGGFMPAPYSAVYSATKFGIRGMMECLHGEISDYPNIHIANLYPQIQRSTGNMHSAKFSGLDFKIPPFASDPRDTADKIVQLAKEPQKDLFPDFKSRALVNLYEMFPKVIINTASAGMRLMMKLKNAPPDSGNVLEPSSEPHRIYGETILPVPGKKTKIALVAGLGLGLAFMLLKSKKANNDIYLDD from the coding sequence ATGAAATCACAAAACAGTTTAGAAAAAAGAAGCCTTCGTGGTAAAACTGTCGTCGTTACAGGAGGAACCAGTGGAGTCGGAAGAGCTGCTGTTGAAGCCTTTGCTTTTGAAGGTTGTAACATCGTTATCGCAGCAAGAGGTCAGGAAGCTTTAGACGAAACATTAAAGATCTGTAAAGACTTAGGCGTAAATGCTATTGCAGTTTCTACTGATGTTTCGAAAGCTGAAGAGGTAGACCATCTTTTGAAAACTGCAGTACAAGAATTTGGCAGAATTGATATTTGGGTAAACAATGCCGGAGTAATGGCAAGCGGAAAATTTGAAGAAATTCCGATGGAGCTTCACGAGCAGGTCGTTAAAACCAATCTTTTCGGATATATGCATGGAGCGTATTCGGTTTTACCGCTTTTCAAAGAACAGAATGAAGGAATTTTAATCAATAATGTTTCAATTGGCGGATTTATGCCGGCTCCTTACAGCGCAGTTTATTCGGCAACAAAATTCGGGATCCGTGGAATGATGGAATGTCTTCATGGCGAAATTTCAGATTATCCTAACATTCATATTGCCAATCTGTATCCTCAAATTCAAAGATCTACAGGAAATATGCATTCGGCAAAGTTTTCAGGATTAGATTTTAAAATTCCACCATTTGCTTCAGATCCTAGAGATACCGCAGATAAAATTGTACAGTTGGCGAAAGAACCACAAAAGGATTTGTTTCCGGATTTTAAATCGAGAGCATTGGTCAATTTATATGAAATGTTTCCAAAAGTTATTATCAATACCGCTTCTGCAGGAATGCGATTAATGATGAAACTTAAAAACGCACCACCCGATTCCGGAAATGTACTTGAACCTTCATCAGAACCTCATCGAATTTATGGTGAAACCATCCTTCCTGTTCCCGGAAAGAAAACAAAAATTGCATTGGTTGCCGGATTAGGTTTGGGATTAGCTTTTATGCTCTTAAAATCGAAAAAAGCAAATAATGATATTTACTTGGATGATTAA
- a CDS encoding GLPGLI family protein: MSSNRLLIVYDKKIKWEIGKEKSKVLGYDVQLATTVLHGRKWNVWFAPEIPIQDGPHELCGLPGLIVKAEDSKGDHQFTLIATKKVTADFDDLLSKKNREIVVDEEKFKKLWNNYKKDPVKDMRQTSGSSSISAPVTVSSSITFDGKTYSQDDMLKLMEKERKDALKKTNNFLELDLYR, encoded by the coding sequence ATCAGCTCAAACCGGCTTTTAATTGTTTATGATAAAAAAATAAAATGGGAAATCGGCAAAGAAAAATCAAAAGTTCTGGGTTATGATGTTCAGTTGGCAACAACTGTTTTGCACGGCAGAAAATGGAATGTTTGGTTTGCACCGGAAATTCCGATTCAGGATGGACCACACGAGCTTTGTGGGCTTCCCGGTCTTATTGTAAAAGCTGAAGATTCTAAAGGTGACCATCAATTTACGCTTATCGCAACAAAAAAAGTGACTGCTGATTTTGATGATTTGCTTAGCAAAAAAAACAGGGAAATTGTCGTAGACGAAGAAAAATTCAAAAAATTATGGAATAATTATAAGAAAGATCCTGTGAAAGATATGCGACAAACTTCAGGTTCCTCAAGTATTTCAGCTCCTGTGACCGTTTCATCATCGATTACTTTCGATGGTAAAACATATTCGCAAGATGATATGCTAAAGTTGATGGAAAAAGAAAGAAAAGATGCACTTAAAAAAACAAACAATTTTCTCGAACTCGATTTATACAGATAA
- a CDS encoding M23 family metallopeptidase → MKFFKVFFILSFFCFSFYKAQELPNVKLNQFRNSYAQDYKNDTLSLKIENPLFCPLRIIVFSDYLKGENLIDDTLKVMANENSFVEIKIFAKNINIEKIKFNINQAFGDDRKAIKQNNLALPFSKGKTYQIMQSNNGNFSHNDDYSRYAVDFNMKTGDTITSADDGFVVGVIKDYEYGGNDRKWRDYANYITIYHPESGLFTQYVHLKKDGSFVKVGDAVKRNQPIGLSGATGFASGEHLHFNVLVPEKGKTLKSVPFSFENNLSSESLKKNMKVTNK, encoded by the coding sequence ATGAAATTTTTTAAAGTATTTTTCATTCTTTCATTTTTTTGCTTTTCTTTTTATAAAGCGCAGGAACTTCCGAATGTGAAATTGAATCAGTTTAGAAATAGTTATGCACAAGATTATAAGAACGATACCTTATCTCTCAAAATTGAAAATCCATTGTTTTGCCCTTTAAGAATTATAGTTTTTTCAGACTATTTAAAAGGCGAAAATTTAATTGATGATACTTTAAAGGTTATGGCTAATGAAAATTCTTTTGTTGAAATCAAGATTTTTGCAAAGAATATTAATATCGAAAAAATAAAATTTAATATTAATCAGGCATTTGGTGATGATCGTAAGGCGATAAAACAAAATAATCTTGCACTCCCCTTTTCTAAAGGAAAAACGTATCAAATTATGCAATCTAATAATGGAAACTTCAGTCACAATGATGATTATTCAAGATATGCTGTAGATTTTAATATGAAAACTGGAGATACCATCACAAGTGCAGATGATGGATTTGTTGTCGGTGTTATTAAAGATTATGAATATGGCGGAAACGACAGAAAATGGAGAGATTATGCAAACTACATTACCATTTATCACCCAGAAAGTGGATTATTCACCCAATATGTACATTTAAAAAAAGATGGAAGTTTTGTAAAAGTTGGTGATGCTGTAAAAAGAAATCAACCTATTGGTTTGAGCGGTGCGACAGGTTTTGCTTCAGGTGAACATTTGCATTTTAATGTTCTGGTTCCTGAAAAAGGAAAGACTTTAAAATCGGTTCCGTTCAGTTTTGAAAATAATCTTTCTTCAGAAAGTTTAAAAAAGAATATGAAAGTGACGAACAAATAA
- a CDS encoding serine hydrolase domain-containing protein, whose protein sequence is MISKKIISTFLIFSLSVKFFSQTDKNWRNKIDSIIQIKEPLNFNGVVLINKNGKTVYSKAFGFSDIQNKTPLKMNNQFEIMSNTKQITSVLVLKEVEKRKINLQAPIKKYLPELKQTWADSVTIHQLLNHTHGIVDVEKSLAFKPGTDFKYGNLSNNLLGKIVENVSGKSYRELASKLFKQLKMNDTFCYSKNDKRNLVFGYINKENKFTKVENSMINDENLPADGVITTVKDLIIWNNQLHKGKILSPKSYQLMTTESVKSQHDVFGKEKMGYGYNIRIAETKGIQYLGHTGLGDGFSSLNIYVPKADLHIIVLENQMNENSDLFYHTEKLIKDIVFESELVKTSLIH, encoded by the coding sequence ATGATTTCAAAAAAGATAATTTCGACCTTTCTTATTTTTTCTTTAAGTGTTAAATTTTTTTCTCAAACCGATAAAAATTGGCGAAATAAAATAGACAGTATTATACAGATTAAAGAACCGTTAAACTTTAACGGTGTCGTTCTGATCAATAAAAACGGTAAAACTGTTTATTCTAAAGCTTTCGGATTTTCAGATATTCAAAATAAAACTCCTCTGAAAATGAACAATCAGTTTGAAATCATGTCTAATACCAAACAAATTACCTCTGTTTTAGTTTTGAAAGAAGTTGAAAAAAGAAAAATTAATCTCCAAGCTCCTATCAAAAAATATTTACCCGAACTGAAGCAAACTTGGGCAGATTCTGTGACCATTCATCAGCTTTTGAATCATACTCACGGAATTGTAGATGTTGAAAAATCTTTAGCTTTTAAACCAGGAACTGATTTTAAATATGGTAATCTTTCAAATAACCTTTTAGGGAAAATTGTTGAAAATGTATCAGGGAAATCGTACAGGGAATTGGCTTCAAAATTATTTAAGCAACTGAAGATGAATGATACATTCTGCTATTCTAAAAACGATAAACGAAATCTTGTTTTTGGCTACATCAATAAAGAAAATAAGTTCACGAAAGTAGAAAATTCAATGATCAATGACGAAAATTTACCTGCAGATGGAGTGATTACGACTGTAAAAGATCTGATCATTTGGAATAATCAACTTCATAAAGGCAAGATTTTAAGCCCGAAATCTTATCAATTAATGACCACAGAATCTGTAAAATCACAGCATGATGTTTTTGGAAAAGAGAAAATGGGTTATGGTTACAATATCAGAATTGCTGAAACCAAGGGAATACAATATCTTGGTCACACAGGTTTAGGCGATGGTTTTTCGTCGTTGAATATTTATGTTCCAAAAGCTGATTTACATATTATTGTTCTTGAAAATCAAATGAATGAGAACAGCGATTTATTTTATCATACTGAAAAGCTAATTAAAGATATTGTTTTTGAAAGTGAACTTGTAAAAACGTCTCTTATTCATTAA
- a CDS encoding DsbA family oxidoreductase: MKIEIWSDVMCPFCYIGKKNFEQALETLPFKDEVKVEWKSFQLDPTLEQSETKTTAEYFREKKGFPEEQAKQMTNQVIQMGEASGIDFNFEKALITNTFTAHKLLHLGKKHNKSNEMEEELFKAHFLDGKNVGDIDTLISLAVSLGIDAEEAKKSLQSEEFDYEINQDILEARNNGISGVPFFILNGKYAVSGAQPAEVLKNALTQTYEETVVPFKDNTQNNLSCDTDGCSI, from the coding sequence ATGAAAATAGAAATCTGGTCGGATGTGATGTGTCCGTTTTGTTATATTGGAAAGAAAAATTTTGAACAGGCTTTAGAAACTTTACCTTTCAAAGATGAAGTAAAAGTAGAATGGAAGAGCTTTCAGCTTGACCCAACTTTGGAACAATCGGAAACAAAAACTACTGCAGAATATTTCAGAGAGAAAAAAGGGTTTCCGGAAGAACAGGCAAAACAAATGACTAATCAAGTGATACAAATGGGAGAGGCTTCAGGAATTGATTTCAATTTTGAAAAAGCTTTGATTACCAATACATTTACCGCTCATAAACTTCTTCATTTAGGAAAAAAACATAATAAATCTAATGAAATGGAGGAGGAGCTATTCAAAGCTCATTTTCTGGATGGGAAAAATGTAGGCGACATCGATACGCTTATTTCTTTGGCGGTTTCTTTAGGAATTGATGCGGAAGAAGCTAAAAAATCTTTACAGTCTGAAGAATTTGATTACGAAATCAATCAGGATATTTTAGAAGCTAGAAATAATGGGATTTCAGGAGTTCCGTTTTTTATTCTTAATGGTAAATATGCGGTTTCAGGGGCACAACCTGCAGAAGTTTTGAAAAACGCTTTAACTCAGACTTATGAGGAAACCGTAGTTCCTTTTAAAGATAATACACAAAACAATCTTTCTTGTGATACAGATGGTTGTTCAATTTAA
- a CDS encoding 5'-methylthioadenosine/S-adenosylhomocysteine nucleosidase family protein yields the protein MIQLNKELSYPISETLFVFALDSEAGKVFDHTRKLITGIGKVNAAIALTKAIHEKKPKLIVNLGSAGGNGFKKGEIICCTQFIQRDMDAQGLGFKKFETPLSGIPIVLENGLKMDNLPEGICGSGDSFEMNHINTEYNVIDMEAYPLALIAMQENIPFLSLKYISDDAGSDAADDWSVQVHLASEAFKQILFTEV from the coding sequence ATGATTCAATTAAATAAAGAACTTTCTTATCCGATTTCTGAAACTCTTTTTGTGTTTGCATTAGATTCTGAAGCAGGAAAAGTATTTGATCACACCCGAAAATTAATTACCGGAATCGGAAAAGTAAATGCAGCAATTGCACTCACAAAAGCAATTCACGAAAAGAAACCAAAACTGATTGTCAATCTTGGTTCGGCAGGCGGAAATGGTTTCAAAAAAGGAGAGATTATCTGTTGTACACAATTCATTCAACGGGATATGGATGCCCAAGGTTTAGGTTTTAAAAAATTTGAAACTCCTTTATCTGGAATTCCTATTGTTTTGGAAAATGGGCTTAAAATGGATAATTTACCAGAAGGAATTTGTGGAAGCGGTGACAGTTTTGAAATGAACCACATCAACACAGAATACAACGTTATCGATATGGAAGCGTATCCTTTGGCATTGATTGCTATGCAGGAAAACATTCCGTTTTTATCTTTAAAATATATTTCTGACGATGCGGGAAGTGATGCCGCTGATGATTGGTCGGTTCAGGTACATCTTGCTTCGGAAGCATTTAAGCAAATTTTGTTTACAGAAGTGTAA
- a CDS encoding NADP-dependent oxidoreductase, protein MKAIILENAGGTENLKLREVEKPNIKEGEVLVEVKSISINPIDVKTRSGKGAFQKLKDENPLILGWDISGVVVETNSSMFKVNDEVFGMINFPGHGKGYAQFVAASENHIALKPKNISFEEAATTSLAALTALQAIEKAEVKEGQNVLIHAASGGVGHFAVQITKYLGASVTGTSSDKNREFVLNLGADQHIDYKNYEWGNSEEKFDFILDTIGGENIDHSVKVLKEGGIIISIPSGLNDDIEEKAASVRGKGFKMMVQSDGNDMKKLAELLEKGFIKPHIYKVYHFDEMSNAHEELEKGRTVGKIVVNFKK, encoded by the coding sequence ATGAAAGCAATTATTTTAGAAAATGCAGGAGGAACAGAAAATCTGAAGCTTAGAGAAGTAGAAAAGCCGAACATTAAAGAAGGTGAAGTTTTAGTTGAAGTAAAATCCATAAGCATCAATCCAATAGATGTAAAAACCCGTTCAGGTAAAGGAGCTTTTCAAAAATTAAAAGATGAAAATCCATTGATTTTAGGTTGGGATATTTCCGGAGTTGTCGTTGAAACCAATTCTTCGATGTTTAAAGTGAATGATGAAGTTTTTGGAATGATTAATTTTCCGGGACACGGAAAAGGTTATGCTCAATTTGTTGCTGCTTCTGAAAATCATATTGCTTTAAAGCCAAAAAATATCAGTTTTGAAGAAGCTGCAACGACAAGTTTAGCGGCCTTAACCGCTTTACAGGCAATCGAAAAAGCTGAAGTGAAAGAAGGTCAAAATGTTTTGATTCATGCTGCTTCGGGTGGAGTTGGTCATTTTGCCGTTCAGATTACAAAATATTTGGGAGCTTCTGTAACGGGAACATCATCCGACAAAAACAGAGAATTTGTTTTGAATCTCGGAGCTGATCAGCATATCGATTATAAAAATTATGAATGGGGAAATTCTGAAGAAAAGTTTGATTTTATTCTAGATACAATCGGTGGTGAAAATATTGATCATTCTGTAAAAGTTTTAAAAGAAGGTGGAATAATCATTAGTATTCCTAGTGGTTTGAATGATGATATAGAAGAAAAAGCGGCTTCTGTTAGAGGAAAAGGCTTTAAAATGATGGTTCAATCTGATGGAAATGATATGAAAAAGCTCGCCGAGCTCTTAGAAAAAGGCTTTATAAAACCTCATATTTATAAGGTATATCATTTTGATGAAATGTCTAATGCTCATGAAGAATTGGAAAAGGGGAGAACAGTTGGAAAAATCGTGGTAAATTTCAAAAAATAA